In Poecilia reticulata strain Guanapo linkage group LG15, Guppy_female_1.0+MT, whole genome shotgun sequence, the sequence ATTGGGTGTATATTTTTGTCATCTGTATTTCTTACACAGATTATGTTATCTTTGCTGTGGATTAAAATTTCTGCTTATAATAATTCATGCTCTGATTATGAAGGGGTTTCCAATTTTGTCTTATCCAGAACCAGATTCATTAACTTAATTAATAAactctgtgaaaaataaataaaaagcttgttGTTGTTACAAGTTACAAGTTCGAAAGACAGTAATTGTCGCTTTGTTCCTAAGTGGCAAAGTTTGCTGCCggaaaataaaagtgtgtgtgGTAATTATAGTGTCAGTGaaatcaaaacagcagcaggagggtGATGGACCTCTTACCTTTATCTCTGTTCCCAGCCAGCGCTGACATACCTCACCACACAAGCACACAGGTGAGAAATCAAGTGTGAAGAATCTTTGATAGCTGTTGCTTAAGTTATtggcaaacacacaaaaccttCGTACATCACGCAATCACATCCTCACTCATACTATATGAAGAGTTGAgagctttcttttatttattttttattttttttgaggggGGAGCTTCACTTTGtatcaaattaaaagcagatgcAGACTCACACgggccaccagcagcagcacagggTCACATACCAGGAGAGGCCAAACCGAAACTGTGGGACAGTTAGCAAAGAGGTTGTCATCAACCTAATGGTCAGTTGTTGTGATACTCTGTCTCTGGTCCATTTGCCTCTGTGGTCAGATTCAATTTCAGCCGGTATGCCTGCGCGCCGCTCTTCCATTAGCTGACAGCTGCATCTCACTCCTTCAGGCTTTGGGGGTCCGGCCAAATTTTAAGGCCAATTGACTTTTAATATGAATCACAGTGGGACGCCACGGACTCATCCCATCACAGGAAATTAACACCCTGAAGCGCACACACTGTTGTAAGTAGTCACTTGTGATGtgccacacagacacacacgcactacacatccacgcacacacacatacacacacacacatacatagcACATCTTTCTGTCTTCATAGGCACTTGGCactgacttccattcatttttcattcatttctgctcAACCCTTGACTCTTATGGTCAAACCTAACAATTAGCAGCACGTGCCAATCTCTAACCCAATTCACACCCTAGTCCGAAACCGAACCACCCCTAACTCAAATACTTCTTATTTTGAAGATACAGGCTTTTGGAGCAGCTGGTCCTCACACCAGCTGCTCCAAAATATTCCCCAACATATTATGTAATGATAATTTGTTGGGGAAATTATCATTACAGTGTATAAAACACaatgccacacacacacgcacacacacatgcttgtAGACAACACCATGGGATGCAGGATACCAACACCTGTAGTGCAGTCACTGGTTTCCTGTCTGATCTGATTCCAATACTGATTCAATACAAACACTTTGTTCAACAATTTTTGTAAGTGGTGTGTTTAGCATTATAGCTTTATACAAAATACAAGACAGGTTACttgttttaatctcttttaaTTATGAATGATTAAcatgcaaaaacatgttttgaaaagtTGCTTATCCAGTGACGCGTCTGAAAATTCTTATGAACGTATTAAGCTGAAAAAATAAGGATGCAGTTTAGGACACAGCCTCAAATTAACTAAAAACtgactgagggaaaaaaatcattttaagagtcattttaagaaagaaaagacaagaaaataaccacaaaaaaaatatcaagggAAACATCCTGTCTAACACCAAAACCTTTAATGTAACAAGAGTTTAATGCGTAATGTTAGAGCGATCAAGTCCTCACCTTTCAGTCCTAGAGGCTGAAGTATCACATGTTCTCATCAAAGTGACTATTAGTCACAGTACGCAGCTGGGCAGCAGGGGTGAGGGCAGAGCTGCGCGACACCAAACGGCGTTATTGAACATGTCGGTCTTTCGTCATTAATCATTAAGAACAAATGAATCACTTTAGTCATGGAGTCTGGGATAACCGCCGCCTGCTCAATGGGATCATGTTCACGCTTACGCTCTAACATAACACTCACAACTTCCACGGGTGGGAAGTTCTTAGGACTTTACAGTGACATCTGTTTCTGATAAATGCAAAGATCTCTTCTTTGGTCTCATTTTGCCAAAAAGAAGTTGTTCTAGAAAATATGGTTTGTTTAATTAAACGCAGCTACGTTGTGCTGATCCTGTTCACACTTCCAAACATCTCCAAACAAGCCAGTGCTGTGACAGCCATGTTTTTTCATCtcaagcaacacattttttttgttttgttttctcactcaGTGTGTAATCTGATTTCCCTGCAGAGTGTTCTGGTGGCCTGGAACTCAGTAAACATGGAGCTTTCTTCTCTCTCATGCTTGATGGAGATGAGAACTTCTACACCAGGCAAAATGACTGATGACCAATAAGCTGAAGTCGTTCTTCCTAATTGGTCTCCTGCGATCACAGCGTCACTCTGTGAAACACCAccttcccccctctctctctctcactctctctctgaGCACACGCACACAGGATGGGGAGGGACTGATCCGCACACCATAAGTTGGGTCAGAGTGGCTTCTGTCAGGACATCACTGGAACCAGGCGGGTTCCAGTCGCATCCACTGAGAAGTGTAGCCCCTTGACCATCATGCAGCTTCGGAATCGACTCTCTGGGCAGCAGGCTGCCTCTTCCCGAACCCCACGGCTCTGAAGTTACCTCCGTTCAGGTGGAAGAGCTCGAACTGCTATGACCTCTAAGGTCGAGTCGAAATGCTCTGAGGTGCCGGGGAAGAGGAGATTCAGTCCAGTGGGGCAGCTCCCACCGCCGGCCGCCTCCAGCAAGCCGCTGACGCCCTTCGGCATCGAGGACATCCTCAACAAGCCGTGTGCGAAGAGGAGCCGGCCGCTCCCGACGTCTCAGCGGGAGAGCAGCCCGTCCGACCGGCCGCTGCTGGGCCTGAGCTCCCCGCTGTGCGCGCTGGAGGAGCTGGCCAGCAAAACCTTCCGGGGCCTGGAGGTCAGCGTCCTGCAGGCGGCAGAGGGTAATCCCTgctctgctctttgttttctgcaaccgccttcagtgtttctgccaactgtttttttttctctgggacAATAATTTCTTCAAGAATTTGGTCAGAATAATTCAACTTCTCAGGTGGAAAATAgtctatgtattttattatgtttaaacATATCAACAGTTTGCcttagtcattttttttgtttatgttaaatATGTATGTAATAGATAGATATCCACTTATTGACTGTCCTTCTCTATATGTTCAGATTTTTGTCCTGTAGAGTCTAAAAGGTTTTAATGCCACGCGTTCTTGTGGAATATAGAAATTCATAgcaatatatacatatataataattaaaacccACAAAGAACAGAAGCATATAGTGCAATCCAGCATAATAACATCCATCTATGTACATAAAAGCATTAGACATTctaattatattaaattattacacAGCAatgctcatgtttttattatattgttacaatattatttacaaaaacctGTAACTCATCTTTTATACTAATTTTTTATTACCATGTGGTATTTTTATCCTTCAATCTTAGAATGAATCTTAGCATTTAATGAATCTGCAGCATTTAACACACATTCACGTCGACAGCTGGAGGatgtaagaaacaaaaaggttaTGATAAAATTAAACCTAAAATCTCAACGTTTGCTTCGCAGATgagcttcaaattaaaaactgatggATACACATGGTTGTATGAAAGCGTATGAAATACAGATTGAGCTACAGACTGAATAAGCAATAATACAGGAAGAAAACAGACagtaatgaataaatatttatcaatggttttgacaatatttaatagttttaaacCAGAACCGAAACCGTCTGAAGAGACATTTTTGCCTCGGTCCAGTTAAATAGAACTAGTTCAGAACCACAGATGTTACATGATGCTTTGGAAAAAGTGACCTTATCATTTTTGATAAAGATTTACTGCAGGGAATTCATTACTGAAGAagaaccattttgtttttaaattttaaaataaaataaaaggaggaTGGATATATTGTCTTCCATGGGACGTCGATATTTTTGGAGAATATCTTTTAAATCGCATAGATTTgaatttcatttcacaatttgCTGATATTACTGATGCTTTTACTGTGGTACTGTTGTGGAAATTTAttacaacattaaaaattagcaggtttttaaaatctattttatggAAAGTTATATGGGAATTTAAGATGATTCAGTTTAAACCTAACCTAAAAGATTCAAACATTTCAGCATACACATTTTAACTAATGTATTTTTGCTAAACAAGACAGtcaatttacagtaaaacaacaataataatcataaaaacagatttcaacacaataaaatgaatgtGACTCCTattgaaaaaatttttttgtatttgaatatttctattaattcatttcattttatttttttgtacatatatGTGGAATTGTATAATCAAATCTCGTCCTGTAAATGttccaattaaataaattggattATTTCGTAAATTGGACTTTGACAATATTAGTCTATTGTCAAAGATCGAGTCACTTTCCTGGTTCCGTTCCCTCTGTAATTATCTGGACCCggtctttctcttcctctcagGCCGGGACGGTCAGGGCCTTTTCGGACAGAGGAACGCCCCTAAAAAGCGCCGGAAGTCCCGGACGGCCTTCACCAACCATCAGATCTACGAGTTGGAGAAACGCTTCCTGTACCAGAAGTATCTGAGCCCGGCGGACCGGGACCAGCTGGCCCAGCACCTGAACCTGACCAACGCGCAGGTCATCACCTGGTTCCAGAACAGGCGGGCCAAGCTCA encodes:
- the lbx1a gene encoding transcription factor LBX1a, whose protein sequence is MTSKVESKCSEVPGKRRFSPVGQLPPPAASSKPLTPFGIEDILNKPCAKRSRPLPTSQRESSPSDRPLLGLSSPLCALEELASKTFRGLEVSVLQAAEGRDGQGLFGQRNAPKKRRKSRTAFTNHQIYELEKRFLYQKYLSPADRDQLAQHLNLTNAQVITWFQNRRAKLKRDLEEMKADVQSARAAGAVALEKLSKLAELEKCAAEGLGLVARSALSRAGGPEQRFGRTEGDLSRPHASPTLPSITLPRDRDGPISRCGSEDDEDEEEEEEEEEEIDVGD